aaaccctgacTTAAATCTAAATCATATTTTTCATCAATCTCAAGGCTACACGTGGCTTTTTTCACATGaaggaagattaaaaaaaaaaaaaaaaaaaaaaaaaaaaaaaaggatattcCATGTGAttggtcattttgttttctgtgtcgGCCGTGTGTCAGATGTGAACACATAGCCCATGTGCACCTTAGCCAGCTAACACAAGGATGCAGTACTGGAGACGGTGTCAGAGCCTGCTTCCTAGTGGCAGGATTACCCTTTCTCCCCGAAACTGGGCCCACTAGACCACAGCCCTTAAGACAGAATAGCTGCTGTTGCACAGCCACTAAAATTGACCTACAGTGAACATTGCTGTGATTCGCTTCATAAACCTCTCTAGTCATTGTGGGATCATTCAATGCAGTGAACAGTCAGGCCATTCAGTGAAGATGGCAAAGGCTTTAAAATATGGCTTTATGTCAGGTGGTGCTAATGAAATTATAATGGGTTTATTTAGCTGTGCATTCATGGATTTACTGCAATGAAGAATGTCTCCAATGGAAGTCACCGACTCCTCATTCTTTATTAGCTCTCGCAGAAATAACAGTATGCCTGAGGGATTCTGGACCTTCGAGACATTGCAAGCTTCATTTTACCATGGTGAAGATCTGAATTATTCCTGACTTGCTCTTTGAAGGGCTGACTTCTTATTCAGCCACGGTCTTAATGTGTGGTCATCAGTCCTGTATGTCTGGCCCTCTTTTAAAGGGATGTTTTTGCCCCAGGCCAGGGAACCTCTGTCTCTGGCAGCCTGCCCAGCTGTGAGAGCACATGACCAGGCCGTCTCTCGTTGCTCCTCACTGCCTGCTGTCCTCTCCTGCCcactcaccacccacacaccactctctGTTACCATGTCTTGCATGAAGGAATTCGGCTCagctctgtgtgaggtgtggatGTTTTCCGCAGCACATCCTGATTAAGCAGACTACAGGTTTGAGGCTTATAGGTCTGTTTAGTGGCCAAGAGGCTGTTGTAAGATGATTTACAATGATGTAGAACATTTATGGATGTGTCTAAGAGGATTTGAGCTTTTTAGTAGGTGTATGAATACTAAAAGTAAAGGTAAAGTGCAAAGGTTTACAAATTAAGAGCCCTATGAGAGCACCCTACCTTGAGGTGGGGTCCAGTTCCCTTGGGTGATGGTGTGAGCGACTGGTACTTGCGAAGGCATCATTTGAGGAGGCAGGCAGAATTGCGGTGGCTCCCTGGTAGGGTATCCCATTCCTGTACACTCCAGGGGCTCCCTAAGAGGGTATCTCACTCCCGTACACTCCAGGGCCTCCCTTGGAGGGTATCCCATTCCGGTACCCTCCAGGGATTCTATCGCTGGGTATCCTGTACCTGTGCACTCCAGGGGATCTCTGGAGGGGTAAGCGGCATTTGTGCACTCAAGGGGCTCGAGCTCTAGGGCCCGTAGGCACTGTTCTCTCAGCCTGTCCTCACGGCGCCGCTTTAGCTTGCGCTGCAAAAAGCTGCAGAAGCAGCACACCATGACAATGAGGGCCCAGACGAGCCAAAAACCAGCGAAGCACGCCAAGAAAGTGTAGGTGCCCTGTGACATTACCATGTCCGTTTCTTTGATAAGGCTCTTTGCACACCCCAGTAAGAGGAACAAAATGTCACACGGAACACTTTGTTCTTGTGGTGATCTGGCAAAGTTCAGTCGTTGAGTCTCAAAACGAAAACAGGATGTCTTAAAATCATATTTCTCCAAATCGGATCTAACGGATTTGAAGGGTGATTGAGAGCATTTTTTTTCAGGCTAGTTGTTAACAGAAGCCAAAAGACGTAGCCTGAGGAAAAGCTTGTCCCAAGTGTACGTCCTGTAGCGTGTGTAATGCGCCGCAAGTGTGGTGTCACCAAATGACCTCCTAAAGTGTGGCAAGAGATCCCTTCCAAGAAAAAAATTGGATTTCCACGGATACTTTTCTTGACAGCTGGTGCAACTGTAAGGCAGAGCCAAGGTCTCCTCCTGCACGGTGGTCCTCAGAACGGCCTCTTCAGATCTCCAGAGGACGCCAGCTTACATGCTGCACAACAAAAGGAAAGGACATGGATGGGGGGGCAGTCATCATTTACAAACTTGTCAAATTTTCAAAACACAGACGGCAAAAATTTGAGACAACGGCCTCTTTCATAATTAATCTCAGCTGTTCAAGCACAGCTCTCACAATGACTTTAGGGGGTGGGTATCATTTTCACATATTGGCACATATTGCTCCTCTcaaacctctctctcactcactctctctctctctctctctctctctctctctcacacacacacacacacaaacaaacaaaattaaacaaaaccacGGCCTTCTTAGAATCACGAGCATATGACAATACTGTCAATAGCATGAATTCTCATTGAGTAATCTAATTTAGCTCTGAATTGAACACTTGGATGTGACAGATCCTTTCAGCATGACACCTCATTGACTGTTAATGATATCTCTAAACATGCCAGTTTCCCTGCTTCCCACCTGCAAACCAAAATGCCACCACTGCCTCCCATTAAATCCAGTTATGCAACCATCTCTCTTCCGCACACGTTTACTGTCTCTGTAATCAAGTCATGACTTCCTCTGCATGCGCAACATAATTCCATCTTGGACCATTTCAGATTCTCCTCCCGCCGACCTTGGAGAGAGAGCTTACATCAATGCCTTGCTTTGTTTATCAGTTTATCATTGCTGTCGCTGACTCACCACAGTGCTTCTAAAATCCACAGAAGCTACTCGGCATTTTCTCCCCAGCACCCACATGGTTATTTTATGCCCATCGTCTGTGCATTACCAGAGCTGCTTCCCACAGGCAGGGTTATCTCTGCTTGTGTCTAAATGTCACTGTTGGGTTGATGATTCTGGGAGTCTGAGGGAGTGTCCAGCTGGCCTTAGTTACTTGGCTGCTGGTACATGAATGGATGGAATGAAAGCTGTCATCGCTCTCTACTTAAGTGAATCAGAAAAGTAACTTTGTTCCACCCTCTTAGTTCCTATGATATGCGTTAATTTACTGCAGTGAGCAGTGAATACAGTAACACGTcaataatgaataaacattcaaaataaatgcatacaaaaaCTATTCAGTTTTAAGTTACAATTTCcgtgaataataaaaaatgaataaatggatAAAATAATAGCTAGGTTCTACTCTGGTTCTCTGAAAAGTAATTGTTTAAGATTAacgagcatgtgtgtgtccaatcAGAAATAAGCAAACGAACACTGTAATAGACTCCTAATAACTATTAAGCAGATGAACAAAATTCTCTATCACCCCCAAACAACTATTagaaaaatgtgtcatttaggAGAGTATTGCTCTAACAAAACACTTTcgttttaataaaaaacattgtgaaatatagtaaacattaaaaaatctaGCCTGCGCATCACCACGGAGCATAAACAGAAAGGCGAATTCCTTGCGCGTAGATGACACCTAGTTTTTGGCCGTTTTGACGACCTCGGTGTGTTTATTATCATAAAATAGTACATTTTACCTTACATGCGTCTGTGAACAAATCATTCAAATGTCCAAACGTGTGGTAGAACCGACGAGGCACAACACGACTCAATCCGCAAGTTGCTCACGTTGTTAATAACAGGTTCAAACTCATTTTACACGTGCACATTTACAATTATATTTACCTCGATAAACAAAAATCTTACGTATTCCCCGTCACTGCCCGGAGCGTGCTTTTAAATTGATCCAATACTTGCATTTCACGCGATCTTGTAATTAAAATACACCTACACTGCCACTCATCTGACGATGTGTAATCACGAGTGTTATTTCGTGCTGTGGTTCAAATGGAGCAATACGATTCTCCAAAGATACAGACTTCTGGATGCTCCACCTTTTTAACCGTTTCTAGAACGAAATAATGAAGCTGTGATGGTTTCTACTCacgaatgttttttttttgttgtttattttgctacGTCTTTTGCCTCTGGAATGACCTGATCGTTTTAGATCACATGGCACACTTACTGTAAATCTGCATACTGTACTCACACACCTGTGGAGTGAAGTGGGCGCATTTCTGACAACTAATAAGCAGGCAGcaggaacatttttaaaagtctagCATTTGATAACGGTATCACTATTGGGATAGTAATTAGAGTCGTGAGAAAGGTAGTTTAATGTAGTGTTGATTGAGTGTATGTTTAATTGAGTGtatgtttgttctgttcttctgAAGCAAACTGTAAGTTAATTTGTTTGTAGGGCTCACAGAATGAATGCTTTTCAACATAGGGTCCTGGTCCTGAAACCAGCACACTTCAACCAGTAAACTCTTGATCAGTTCAGACTCTGGGTTTGTTTGAGAGCTCAGAGTAGAACAAACATGTGAACCTGATAGAAGCACACAAGGACTGTTTAGACCTTCTATTCTAAACCAGTCCAGAGAAGGTCTGAGTTCACTGTAACCTCCTCAATCCCCAGTGAAtattgttgtgtgtgcatgcaagaaGGCACTTATTTGATGCATGTCTCACAGGGAACTTGGACTTAGTATGGGACTAAAAGGATGGACTAAGAGGATACAGCCCTCTTAcatcaaattatttttcaagTGATTTTCACAAATTTACAATGTTGGAATAAAATCACAAGGGTTTTTCTACAGGTTTGTGGCATACTCCCATCATCTCAGTCATTTGGTGTAAAGTCATCAGGATAGCTGTCTTAAGTCTATCTTTTTCTCATCTTAATGTTCCGATAAAATCAACTAtttaatatcacacacacaaggcagcTGTGTCCAAAAGCTgattctgtttctgctccattGTTCAACAGTTGCTCTTCTTTCCAACATgagcatgatgggaaataaTCTCAAAAGGaatcctgttgcagtcttgcaaaCAGTGACCTTGAACGATCTCGTCTTTGCTAAATCATAGTCTGTGACTAAAAGTTCTATGACTAATGACACATTGTATTTAGATGTGAGAGGTTGTCGACATTTagtattttaaaagaaagttaTTTCAGAGACTTTTCAAAGTCTACTAGTGTATGCTATAGTCAATGTAAACTATAACCTCTTGCCCCTCCAAAATGTCTTGGATAAACTGGCAATGTTACCAACATTTCTACCCAGTTTGCAAATCATGTTGGAATCCCAGCTGCTTTACGTATTACGGCCAGTGCCTGGGACCTGGAGCACATCCAAGAGCAGTCTCTTCTCTCAACTTATGCCCGGCTACTAGTGCACTGCATGGCAATAGCAGCTTGGAAACATAGCAGCATGTCACTTGAGAGGAGGCTCCTGGCCTAGGCTGTCCCCCCAACAGGTGCTATTGACTACTAAACAGTGAGGACAGCGAAAATTATAGACTGATCAACAAACTGTTGAAAGGCCATGAATAGATGTGGTGCATAGTCTGTTTTGACGATGGCTTGCTGCAGAGTACAGGGACTGATGTGTGCTGAGCACACTGGTGCTGCCTGTTGCCTTTAGCATTGCTTATCATTACAGCTACGTGGTGGCAGCATGATTACAACATGGATGTGGACATGATTGCAGTCCAGGCTTGATTTGATGAGACACTGAAAAGAAATGCATAACAATGCCGGACCTGGGCCCATGGtgacaaaaacaagaacacaagGAATGCTCCAGATAATGGCCCACGTCTGCTGCAAGCTGCGAAACGGGAAACAACCACCTTGCTGATGGAAGGAAGCTTAAAGCGAATTGTTCCTTTTAGCTGAGAGCAGTGTGTGGTTTCACTCTGGTCCATGTTGTGCTTACAGTAACATGGCAAAGCTCGTTTTAGGGAGCCGTGACTGAAATCTTAAAGCTGTCTTTGTTTTGAAACCTTCCACTCTGTTGAGGAATATATGAGATCAAAGACAGGGTTTTTGACATTATTTTTCAGTAGATTCTTGGAAGTGAGCCTCTTCATGTACAATCCAAGAATATTTGCTCCACCAAACCATTTTGCTCACTCTCATTGTCTGATATTTTTTATgtgcccctttctctctctctctctctctctctctctctctctctctctctctctctctctctctctctctctctctctctctcacgtgcacgcacacacacacacacacacacacacacacacaggttttgtaAGAGGTGGGTCAGAACCATCAGCCTTGAGTTATTGTCAGAACAAATCTTTTATGTTTGGAGTGGGGAATATGGAACATTTTGTTCCACTCCATCTTTTccacttaaacaaacaaatgtaaaataaatgcatatatttgcCATTCTGTATGCTGCAGCTTTGGGCTGGTGTTCTACCAGTCTATCAGTGATGCATAATAGGTTTTTAGTCATTGTAAAGAGAACTTATGCAGTACTGAAGGCCCATATTATTGCTTGTGTCACTAAAGGAGGCTGAAGTTGTTGATGAAAGACAATGAAATGCATCAACTTTAAACCTTACTGATGAATAGCTTTACGTGAAAGCGCTTATCTGAGCACCGTTTTAATACAACTTCTAATTTCTCTTGTGCATATGAGGCAGTATGCAGTATTCATAAATGATGGATATCCGCTTTTATCTGGACTCCAGCTCCAGATCTAGaacttgttttgttcttcataAATTGCACTTAGGTTTTTGACTGTGTGGGTTGATTTGTGAAGCTGAATAAAATAACCACACCCACCACTTGCATATACAAAATGCTATACTTTTTCATATCTCGCGAAATCCTGAGGCATTTTCTGAATGGTTCCTCAAGAATTGGCATATATAACCCAGTCTGAGTAAAGAACGTGCGTGAGTCAGGCAAATGTGACAGTGATCTAAGAGAAAGCACAAGACCACTCGCCTTGTGTCTGGCTAGGTCCCAGCGGCGTGCTTTCTACAGTGTAACCCCAATAGCTGAACTGACCTCCCACACGCAGTGAAACTACCGGTAAGCAGCAAACCGCTCTTTGTCGTGTACGGAGTCAAACCGATCTCTAATGTTCGGTGTGGGTGCTAGTCTCACGGTGTCGTCTTTACCATGTAGCCGCTCACAGTGACTAATGTCATACCAGCACAGTTATCGCGTTTCACAAATCCTATGACCCTGTAACGCTGATTCAATTAGTGACACAGCGTCATACGCTTGAGACAACAAGAGCCATTGTCTCTTGATGAGTAAATGCCAAACTAATATTCCCCGAGGGCTCTTTCTGCGTGTGAAAAATACGAGAACTTTTGTATCGCTCCTGAGTTCTTGGTGAGCGCAAAATGCGTCATGGGCCTGTGCTGTCCTCGGGCGTCCCTGGAACACTTTCAAGTAAATGAATATTTAGACATGCCGGCTCAACCTTATCTACATGACAACAAAACCATCCAGGCGACTCAAGAGACTCGCGCCTATAACTGAGAGCATTGTTTCAGTCTGCGCGCGAGCTGGCGTGCGATTCAGCTGTTAAGAACTCGTTGTTCGCCAGTCTTAGTTTTTAGGTCTCTTTCCAGTGTTTTTGCAGCCTGTATCAAGAATTCTCCaaaaaagtatttgtaactCTAGCTTATGCTGCGGCGTGTGATTCACCTGCTGCCACCAACATATAGGCTGGATACATACTGATATAATAAAGTCATTAATAGATTAAGACTGTGTACCGATGTAAAGTATCCTTTAGCCACTACAGCCGActgtatttgtaatttttacttGAATctgtttgaataaaaaaatattttcgcTCCACTACTTTCTATTGTGGCCCGTTTCATTTCACTTGGTATTCTACCAACGAAACAGCAAAAAGCAATCTTAAGAAGTCGTTTCCCCACCATAGCTAAAGACCTGCCTGCGTGTCTGGAATTTGTTCTCTTCGTAGGCTTACATTGCGATTCTTTACCATTTGTTAGTTTCACCTTTTAAATATAGACTATGACTCTGGAGTTTCGATTAGTACATAAGTCTGCAGCCTACACGGTACTCCAACATGAATACAGAGGGCTACAGAGCGCTTCTCTCCACTGAGAATCCATCAGCATGAATCCAATGGGATGCTGGCTTTAGAGTGAACAGATGAAaggagtgattttttttaaaatcactgttGTCTTGTggtcaacaaaacaaaattacaaacaaacaacagcagtgtCTAGCGAGCTAAACGCTGTTCTCTTGATGACATTCCCAACTCCCTCAGCGCCGCTTTCTCTCAAGGCCGTCATGAACCCCAGGTTACAGATGTCGCGTCTACGTGCCGCAGTTCACGAAGGGCGCGCTTTCGCTCTTCCTCCGCTTCAACGTTAAAAAACCAAAAGTCTATTTGcggtattatttatttattttaaatcccTCTTAAAGAGCGTTGCCCGGCAACAGAGGGGAGGACTGGAGAGCACAGCgaggtgtgagagagcgagacagcaGGAACGGTCTGCTGCGCCAGGGAGCAGCCGCGACTGCCGCCGAATGTCAGCCTTGTCGGCGTCAGGCATGGCGACGAAAACAGAACTCGTAATATAAAAAAGCTGAAACGGCACCCAGGCACACTGCAGTAGCCGACATACAATATATCGTGACGTGTTCTAACCCCCATTTGTTAGGGTGGGTCGGCATAACTACTATTTGTTATTGAGAGTCGGCATACTAACAGGAGCCTTCTACCGTGAAAAggtgttaaatatttattggcATACTATAATAATGCACGTCATGATAGAAAACAGAGTGAGTCAGAAACTCTTGTTCAGTCTAATAAAGGTTCCAGAATGTACAGCACTGCAAGCTAGTTTTCACctaccatttacattttataccATTTACCGGTCCGAAAGCAATGGTTTAAGCACAGAAAGTACATTAGACATCCGGTCCTTACAGTATGTCTAAATATGGTTGTATAAATGGTGTTCTCTTGAGACAACAGGATTTGAGACATATTTGTCAAGAGCTCTGAatttttttgaaatgtcagcATTAGGTAAGTAAAGAGGCACACTGGActacccaaacaaacaaacaaaaatttatTGGAAAATACTtagcagaaacaaacaaaaaagaaagaacccccccccccccccaacatttGTGGTACAAAGAAGGCCTGCATAAGAGGCCATGCTCACTGTACAGTCTTCACAGGCACGTATGGAGGACTAACTGCCAAAGACATGAGGGAAGAAGGAAGTGAGTGAATGGGGAAACAAGAGATGACATCACTAAGCACGCTTTCTCCACACAATCATCTTTGTCATAACCATCATCACTATTTTCAGCTTTCTGTGCTCCTTAAACCATATCCTGTTAAGCCTTTGCCAATTCACAACAACCaacaaattgatttttttccccccaaagtGGCCAGACAGTGCACAGAAATGGTCGATTGTGGTACTCGATAACTGCATGGAACTGCATCACTATCTGGACATTGTATTATACTGGCCCCGCAGACTAACAATGTGTTacataatacaaaatgagtTGTCTATAACAGTGTGAGGATGTGTCATAATTCACTTAGCCTCCGTAAAATGTGGAGGCTACATATCTGCAAACAAAGATTAAGAAAACAATAggtctaattaaaaaaaaagaaagaaatgatggCCACTGTTAGAAGGAAACCTGTTTTAGTTTTATCAGAAAATCAGTTATACTCCAGATGCTAAATAAAAGGGACAGGTTTTACAGCTTCAAGtaaatatttgtctttgaaaCATATGTTCTTATGGTTTCATATCTAGTGCCAGATATTCAACCTACTTGTTTATATCACTTTTTAGTACTGTGACAAGACTTTCTGACATTTAGGACATTTGCACATCAACAGAGACATTTGTACTGATGTCCTGGATAGCAGAGTCAATGCTCAACTCTACTTGGCTAGTAGGTGATTTACACGGATACAATAAGCTTAAACTGAGGAGGCACAAATGATTTCTATGAGGCCTTTGTATACACTGTACAGCAGTGGTGGGCCCCTTTTACAGTGGCCATTTCTCCTCAGCAAAAGGCAACAATaaaatggcagcagattttatattaaatatttaaactgtgGCTTTAAGTCTCAAATCCATTCAATGAACACTGTTCTATCAGACTGAAACTCTGCACAAGAAAGGTGCTGACACCATTGTGTGTAAAAGACACGTTAGATGAGCACTGGTGTATCCGATTTAAGTATTGCTCTAAGCAGTACTTATTTTCAGCGCATTTGATAGATTGCACTCAGTTCCATCCCTCTGAAAATgaggtaaaacaaacataaaagggATCTGAAATGATGAATATGACTGTCAGCCCAACCTTTtctaaaagaaaattaaaag
This is a stretch of genomic DNA from Electrophorus electricus isolate fEleEle1 chromosome 6, fEleEle1.pri, whole genome shotgun sequence. It encodes these proteins:
- the LOC113571251 gene encoding proline-rich protein 7, with product MVMSQGTYTFLACFAGFWLVWALIVMVCCFCSFLQRKLKRRREDRLREQCLRALELEPLECTNAAYPSRDPLECTGTGYPAIESLEGTGMGYPPREALECTGVRYPLREPLECTGMGYPTREPPQFCLPPQMMPSQVPVAHTITQGNWTPPQAPAPPVDSDACGKPPCYEEAVLMEDPPPPYSEVLADPRGGTYTKPAPRSSREHQESETRKTALPERGYSSLIRLPSARRWDSLGHLLATMDLNHNNLPAEPQASAIATMPREGRTHTDLGLHSLRGLDQGCGLPTAFPLLGRSTAV